AGGCCGTAGAGCGGTGGGATCCAGGACAACCGCTGCTGCAACGCGACCGCTTCGCTCAGCTCCCCGTTACACCAGTGCTGATAAATGCCGCAGGTCAGCTCCGGGGCAAAGTTAGCACTGGCGGGGATCGCGCCGTCGCCGCCTAAAATCAGGGTGCCAAACAGATATTCATCATATCCGGAGAACACAGCAAAATCCGGGCGCAGCGGTTTCACCGCATGAATCACTTCGCGAATATGATTTAAGGTATCAACGGTATCCTTCAGACCCACGATATTCGGGCATTCCACCGCCAGACGCTGGATGCAGGAAACAGGGATCGACTGACCGGTCAGCGCCGGGAAGTTATACAGCATGATCGGTACCGGTAGCTGTTCGGCGATATAGCGGAAATGTTCGAAAAGATATTCATCGGCCAACGGGTTGTACCACGGGTTGATCACTACCACGCCGTCGGTACCTGCCTCCAGCGCTTTGCGACCAAACTCAATCGTCGCCTGGGTTCCCGAGTGCGAGATGCCAATCAGTACCGGTTTACGTCCCGCGACGTACTCAATGCCAAACTTCATCACCTCCAGGCGCAGGCTATCAGACATATGGGCGAATTCGCCCGCGCTGCCGAGAAAAAAGAGTCCATCCACATCGCTGGCAAGCAGATGGTCAATCAGCCGCGACATCGCCGGACGATCCAACTGCTCGTGCTCATCAAACAATGTAGGGACCGGGGGAATAATGCCGCTAAATTTCGTACTCATGTGTCACTCCTGATGTTCTAAAAGATATCGGTTAAAGACGCCTGCGCGTCATGCTTCCCTCAACCGATAGAGTTCGTGTGCGTTGTGGCTAAAAAAGTTCTCTTGCCAGGCGCGGCCCTGCCCCTCGGTAATGCGCATTAGCGTATCGACCCACGGGATCAGTCCGGTATTCAGTAAGCAAACCGGGAAGTTGCTGGCGAAGACGATCCTGTCGGCGGAAAAGATCTCCAGGCACTGTTCAACGGTCGGACGTACCAGACTGATATCGCCATCAACGGGAATATTGACCCCGGAGACTTTGCACCAGACGTGTGGCTGCTGCGCCAACGCCTGCAAACGTTGCCGCCAGTTCGCCGCGTAGGTTGCCTCCTCCTTCAGCCGGACGCTATCAACATTGCCCATATGATTTAGCACCAGGGTCGTTGACGTCCGTTCAGCCAGCGCCACCGCATCCGCCAGATCTTCATTGCGCAGGCAGACCTCAAAGCAGAGCCCTGCTTTACCCAGCGCATTAACATTATTGAGAAAATCAGAGGTCAGGCAGGCGCCAGGCCGCTGGCTGGCAACATGCAAAACGTGGCGTATACCTTTGATCGCCGAATGGTACTTACCGGCGTCAAGCCAGCGTGAGACCGCATCTGGCTGTTGCAGGTCGAGGGAGATAATGCCGCCCTCGACAAAATTCGCCGGATCTTCACAGAGTTCGTGCAGAAATAGGCTTTCCTCATCTCGCTGCTCGGGCGCGACGTCAACCTCGACGTACAGCGCCCGGTCGATACACCACTTTTCCTGGTCAACCCGCGCGCGATAATCCTGCCAGCTAACATCATGATTCAACGCCGGAACCGCACTAAGCCACGGCAGACGAAAGCGCGACAGATCCCATAGATGAAGATGCGTATCGGTAATGTGCAACATGCCAGACCTCCCGTAGTAATCAGTATTTCACCGCTGTCGCACCGCTAACGGTTGACTGGTAGCAGGCTTCCACCACGCACATGGTTTTCCAGGCGTCATTGATGTCGTTAAGCCAGATATAATTTGGATCCTCAAGTTTGCACTGTAGCCCCGCCATCGGACCAATAAAGGCATCCGGGAACCAGGTCCCTTCAATTGCTAACGTTCGCCACCCTTTGCCATCATCAAGGATGAATTCAAATTTATCGTCAGCGCCCTGCGGATAATTTAAAATAACCCCAATCTGGATTTTAATAGCCCCTTTAGTGCCTTCTATTTTGAAGAAACATTCCTGTTTGTCCGGGGAGTAATCATGACCATGGTTAGTATGAATATTGGCACGAATAACATCGCCATAGTCCATGATAATCGATGAACGAGTTTGCGCCAGCTCCATCATTTTAGGATGCTTCATGGTTTTACAATAAACGGACTGGGGGTCGCCAAGGAAGAAACGAATCGCGTCGATATAATGTATGCTGTGGTAATTAACCTCCATCCGTTCTTTCTCAAAAAGAAATTGCCAAAGATTCCACGGTGTTTGACAAATAACTCGCATTTCAACGTCATGAATATCGCCAAGCAGACCTTCATCAATCATTTTCTTCGCGGCGATCATAAAGGGGGCGCGACGTAGCTGGAAATTAATACCAGCGGTAATATTTTTCTCATGACAACAATCAAGAATAGCTTTCGCCTGTTCAATGGATTCGCCCATCGGTTTTTGAATCAATACGCCAGCCTGCGAAGGGAGTTTCTGTAAAATCGGCAAAATTTCTGAGGCCGGTACGGCGATATCAAATACGCAGTCTTCGGATCCCGCCAGCGATACCAGCTCCTCAATCGTCTGACAGGTATGAGGAATATCCCACTGCGAAGCCACGCTTTGTGCTTTCTGATAATCCCGGTCATACAGACCAAGAACCCGGAATCCGGCTTTGCGATACGCGGGTAAATGTGAGTCAGTGACAATACCGCCAGCACCAATAATGACGATAGGTTTACTGTTTTGCGGCATGTTCAGTTGTGTTGTCATCTCTTTATCCTCTTCTTTATGCTAATCCGTTGGCATATCCAACGATAACGACGGACAGAACCAGAATAACGTTACCCAGCAGCATAACTTTTTTCGGCTTTTCATAGCCTTGCCACTCACCTGTTTTGAGTCCCCAGGCGTTGGAAATAATCAGCGCCCCGGAGAGGAACGCTATCCAACCAATGACCGGCCCCAGCTCGCCCAGCAGCGCTGTGGACTTGGCATATAATCCTAATGCGGCAAACCAGATCCCTCCTGTCAGTAATGCTTTAAACCATGCAAAGGAAGAACCTGGGCGGGCGAAGTCGCTGAACGTGTTGTTTTTTCTCAATACCCACAGCGCATAGCCGATATTGGATATGAAGCCGCCGGAGGCAAAAACGATGACGTAAGCAATCAGGCTGGCGCTCACCGGATTAATACCATCTTCCACTGCCAGCGCGCTGGCCCGACTGGCGTAGGTATAGCCGACGTTCATCGCCGCGGTACCAAATCCCGAGGCCAGCGCCATCAATAGCCCGCTGACAAATTTATCGTTTTTGACCCGCGAAGCATCCTGCTTTGACTCTTTATCTTTGAGAATACCGGCTTTGGTGATAACCCCTACGCCAATTAGCATCACCGCCATTCCGGCCAGCAGCCAGCTCATTGAGTTAGCAGGTGGTATTTTGTTAAGGATAAATAACGGAATTAGCGAACCGAGCGAGCATCCTACCCCGGTATTAATTCCGACGGTTAACGACATGCCAATATTATCAATGCCTTTACCATACCAGATGGCACTAATACCCCAAAGAAAACCGCAGGCGGCGGCGATAGCTAAAATCCAACCGGGCGTCATCAGGATGTATTTTAAAAATCCTGGAACTTCAATCCACGTCCAGACAATAGGAATGATCAGTATGCCGATAATAGAAAATATCACCCAAAAGGCTTCCCAGGAAAATGGCCGGTAATTTTTCATCCCCAGCCCAAAGCTTCCCTGGAACATACAAGCGATCATCAATACAAAAAATCCCGCTAGCATAGAGCATCTCCTGTTAATTAGATTATTTACTCAAGGATTATCCTCATTGTTTTGTTCATATATGTGAATTAATGACCACAAATAAAAACTAATCGAAAACTAACTCTCGTTTTTTTAATGGTCAATCGAAATAAAACTTCAATTATTATTTTTCAATGCTGATCACAAATTCACCTAATCTGACTACAAAAGTATCAGTAGCTGTGACTCAATGGTAGTGCGGTAGTACCAATTTTATGTGAAGTTCATTGCAAAAAGGAGTTGTTATGGTGACGTTGAGGGGCATTACCTGGGGTCATAGCCGCGGATTCACATCCGTTGTCGCAACCGCACAGCGGTTTAGCGAACTGCATCCCGACATCGAAATTTTATGGGAAAAACGTTCATTGCAGGCCTTCGCCGATGGCGATTTGGATGAACTGGCGCGGCATTACGACCTGCTGGTTATTGACCATCCGTGGGCGGGCTTTGTCGCGGAGAAAGCGATCCTTTTGCCTCTGCAAAACCATTTACCAAAAGCGTATCTTGACGATCAGGCGGCCAATTCGGTAGGCGGCTCCCACGAAAGCTATCTATTTAACGGTTTTCAAAGCGCCCTCGCCATTGATGCGGCCACGCCTGTCGCGGTCTATCGGCCCGATCATCTGCAACAAGGGCAGTTCGCCCTGCCAGCAACCTGGCAAGACTTACTCAGCCTTGCCCGCAGCGGCAAAGTGATTTACGCCGGGATCCCGATCAACTTGTTGATGGATTTCCTGATGCTCTGCGCCACCCGCGGCGGCACCTGGTTTGACGAGGAAAACATTACCCACCGCGACACCGGCATCGAAGCGCTTGAAGCGCTGCGCGAACTGGCCAGCCACTGTTCAAAAGAGATTTTTGACTACGACCCTATCGCCGTTCACGAACAGCTTTCGACCCGTGATGAGTGGAGCTACTGCCCCTTCGCCTATGGCTATTCAAATTATTCCCGCGCCGGATATGCTCGCCACCTGCTGAAGGCGACCGATGTGGTCTCCTGGCACGGCGAGCCGCTGAAAACCGTGCTTGGCGGGACGGGACTGGCCATTTCCGCGAAATGTCCGCATCAAGAGGCTGCCCTCGCCTACGCCAGCTATACCGCCTCGGCAGAGGTACAGAAAACCCTCTTCTTTGATAACGGCGGTCAGCCGGGCCATCGCGGGGCCTGGCTTGATAAAGAGGTGAATCGCCGCAGTCTGGATTTCTTCATCGACACCCTTCCCACTCTTGATCGCTCAGCAAAGCGTCCGCGCTACAGCGGCTTTTTGAACTTTCAGGATCACGCTGGCGATGTGGTTCAGGAGTATGTGATGCACGGTGGCAACAGCGCTGCTGTCTTTGCCCACCTGAACGCGCTTTATCAAAAATCACGCGGCTTAATGGGGTAACTATGCTTCCTTTAACAGGTTTAGTGGTACTGGATTTCAGCCAGTTTCTGGCCGGGCCTTCCGCTGCGCTGCGCCTGGCGGATATGGGGGCCAGGGTCATCAAAGTGGAACGTCCTCAGGGTGGGGATGCCAGCAGAAACCTGAGCCTTAATAATCAGTGGATTAATAATGACAGCCTGCTTTTTCATACTATTAATCGCGGTAAAGAGAGCTACACGGCAAATCTGAAAGAGCCCCAGGAGCTGGCTGCGGTTAAGCAGTTGATCGCGCAGGCCGATGTTCTTATCGAAAATTTTCGCCCCGGCGTGATGGACAAAATCGGTCTTGGCTATGAACAGGTGAAGGCGCTCAACCCTCGTCTGGTCTATGCATCCGTGACCGGATACGGGACCGAGGGGCCGTGGGTTAAAAAACCCGGTCAGGATCTGCTGGTGCAGGCCATGTCGGGGCTCACCTGGCTCAACGGCAATCAGGACCAGCCGCCGACGCCGTTTGCGCTCTCGGTCGCCGATTCACTTGCCGGTGCACATCTGGTCGAGGGGATCCTTGCCTGCCTGATTCGTCGGGGGAAAACTCAGCCTGGAGGACGTGTTGAGGTCAGTCTGATGGAGTCGCTGCTCAGCATGCAGTTCGAAGTACTGACCACCTGGCTCAACGACGGACATCAACCGCCTTGTCGTAGCGCGGAAAATAACGCCCATGCTTATCTCGCCGCGCCTTACGGTATTTATCCTACGCAACAGGGCTATATCGCGCTCGCTATGGGCTCAGTGGTTGAGTTGGGCGAAATCTTGGGTTCTCCCGCGCTCGCCGAATATTGCAAACCGGACGAATGGTTCAGCCGTCGGGATGAGATCAAGCAGGTGATTGCTGGGATTCTGGCGACAGATAGCGCCGCGTTTTGGGTCACCCAACTTGAGGAGGCGGGTTACTGGTGCGCTGAAGTTTGCGACTGGCAAACGCTGACGGCAAGCGAGGGATTCCAGGCGCTGGATATGATCCAGCATGTCAAACTTGAGGACGGCAACACGATCGCGATGCTGAAATCCCCGCTGCGCTTTAATGGCGCACGCGCCTCCTCTTCCCGCCCGGCTCCAGCGTTAGGCGCAAGTAGCGCACAAATTCAGGCCGATTTTCATTTACGGGAGGCAGAGAAATGAAACCACTGTCAGGTATTAATGTACTGGATTTCAGCCAGTTCCTTTCCGGCCCGTCGGCTGCGCTTCGGCTTGCCGACCTTGGGGCCAGCGTAATCAAAATCGAGAATCCCGATGGCGGCGACATCTGCCGCAAGCTCTACATTTCCGAACTGGAAATTGATGGCGACAGCTCGTTATTCCACGCCATTAACCGCAATAAAAAAAGCATCACCGTCGATCTCAAAGATGCAGCGCAAAAAAGCAGGCTGCGGCCGCTTCTCGAGCAGGCAGATGTGGTCATCTTTAATTACCGTCCGGGCGTATCAACGCGGCTCGGCCTGGACTATGCGTCGCTGCGGGAGATCAATCCCGGTCTGATATACGGTGAAATTTCCGGCTACGGCGACAGCGGCCCTTGGGTTTCGCGTCCTGGTCAGGATTTACTGGTGCAGGCACTCTCAGGTCTGTGTTGGCTCAACGGCAACCGGGATCAACCGCCGCTTCCTTTTGGGCTGTCCGTCTGCGATATTTTCGCCGGGGAATATCTGGTTCAGGGCCTGATGGCCGCTCTGGTACAGCGGGCGAGAACCGGCACGGGATGCCTGGTCCAGGTGAGCCTGCTGGACGCTATTCTCGATCTGCAGTTTGAAGTTCTCACCACCTGGCTGAACGATGGACGACAGCCGCCAACGAGAAGCGCGGTCAATAACGCCAATGCCTATATTTCCGCGCCTTACGGCATTTATCCCACCGCCGATGGTTTTATTGCGCTGGCGATGGCCCCCATCCCCCGGTTGGGAAATTTGCTGGGCTGCACCGCGCTGCTGGAATTTAACGAGCCGCAGCAGTGGTTTACCCGGCGAGATGAGATCAAGCAAATTTTGCTCGACCATTTGCGGCACAAAAAGAGCGAGGAGTGGTTGAGTATTCTGGAAGCGGAGGATATCTGGTGCGCACGGGTAATGGACTGGGAGCAGCTCATTGCCAGCGAAGGTTTTCAGTCGCTGAAGATGCTACAGGAAGTGCGTTTGCAGAGCGGGAAAACCCTGCAAACCACCCGCTGTCCGATAAAAATCGACGGCGAGATCTTCACCAGCACCGTGGGCGCACCACCACTTGGCGCGCATAATCCGGGGTAATTTCATCACACCCTGCGCTCTTACCCGGGCTACGAGATCGCAGACGGCTGAAGACGGGTAGCCCGGACAGATGCGCAGCATCGCTTCCGGGGAAATTCTGCTCCCCTGCGGCCTTCCTCCCGGGGACGGCGCGATGCGCCTTGCCCGGGCTACGGGATCGCAGACGGCTGAAGACGGCCGCGACCCGGGGGGGGGCAGCGACTATTGCGCCAGTATCCGGCACTCTTTCATCACTGGCAGAATGTCCTCCAGCACCAGTGATTCCCATTCGTAAGCAAGAAACGTCACGCTAAAAGCCGCCACCATTTTGCCATTTGAGGAGTAAATAGGTAGCGCAACGCAGGCCGCGCGTTCATTGGCCTCGCGTTGCTCAATCGCGTAACCCTGCTCGCGTACCTGACGGAGTTCCGCCAGCAACACCGGTAACGAACTTATTGAGTCCACTGTCATTTTTTCCAGCGGCGCGTCGCCATACAACTGCACAAGTTCTTCATCGCGATATTGGCTAAGGAGCACTTTGCCAACGGCGGTACAGTGCGCCGGGAGATGGTTGCCAATATGCCGCATCAGTGAGAGATCGTCCTGAGCCAATGCTTTTGCCAGATAGACCACCTGCTTACCATCGAGAATCGCCGCGTGGCTGGTTTTGCCCAGACGCTTACTTAAAAAAGCGGTCAACAGCCGCAGATCGCGAACCAGGTCGGTGCTCTCAATGCAATTAGCGGCGATTTTTATCAGCGCCAGACCCGCGTGATATAGCCGTGTATCCGGCATATACAGCAGATAGTCGTTATCGAGAAATTCCTGAATCAGGCTGTGGGCGGAGCTTCTGGGGATGTCGAGGCTGGTTTGCAGGTCGGTGAAACTTAGCCCCTCGCGGTGGCTGGCAATCAGCTCCAGAAGGCGAAACGATCTTTCAGCAGATTTAACCTTGGCCATATTAGTTATCTTTATTATCCGCGATGCGATCATAGAATTTGCGTGAAGACTGATAGAACGACTTGAGATTTTTACGCAACTGAACCTTATCCCGCAGAACAAAGGCTTCATGAATATTCAGTCGCAGCTTAAAGCTGTGCGCCATGGCACCGTCGGCATTCAGTAATTTGCGCGAAAATTCCTTACGCAGCATCACGATAGTCTGCATTAACTTGTCATAAATCTGGTTGCCGCACAGGCGTCCCATTAGCAGATCGTACTCATCAAGCAACTGGTGATAGGCCTCCGGCTGACCATCCTGCGAAATCAGTTCCGCCATCTGGTCAATTATCGCCTGAAAACGGATATGGTCGTCGTGAGTCACTACGGTTATCGCGGTGAGATAAACCTCTTCTTCTATAAGCTTCCTCGCCGCATAAATTTCATCGAGGTTATGAATCTCCTTATGGAAGATCCAGGTCATCGTCTCTTCAGGCAGCTGTGGTTTGTTCTCACAAACATAGCTGCCATCGCCTGGTTTTATCTCGATAAGCCCAATCAGCGACAGTGCGCGCAGCGCTTCGCGCACCCGGCTGCGCGTGACATTGAACATCTCACCCATCGCCCGTTCATTCGGCAAACGCTGCCCGGGCTTCAGCTTTCCGGAGGTGATCTGCGAGGCTATCTGCTCCATAATCTGTTCGGTCAGGGTGGTTTTCTTCAGTGCGGTCACATCCATGATATTTTCCATATACGGACAAGGTTCATATCCATGAATTTACGGAAGCCAGGTCCGTTGTGCAACACTTTGATGTTCACTATTCCAGCAGCATCGCAGAATAAATGGGCCACACTGGCGCGGAAAGCGCCTTCACGGCATAAATTTATCGATCATCGAGGATGCATGTAAATAATGAGATAATGCTAAGAGCGAATGAAATGAGTTAAAGCCAAACTTTTCGATTAATTTTCTTTTATAGTTACTATAAACTTTTGGCGAAACGCCAAGTAGATCGGGGTAATCTTTTGCCAGTAAATTAAATTTCATAATAAAAATATACTGAAACTCTCTCTCCGTTAAGTTAACGTCCTCCCCGACGGGAATACCATCGGTCACTCTGGAAATTATGCTGGCGATATGTGCTGTGCGTTTTTTATTTATCAAACAGACAATGTTATCTTCGACTCTGAAGCAGACAAAATTCTTTTTCATTTCAAAGCTATTGATAAGAAAATGGAACTGCGCGTTGGTGTGAGATGTGTACTTAGTTAAACACAAATCAACCAGATTTGCGTCCCTGAATGGCTTGATATCATTTATTTTCAGTTGTATGGCTTTTTTGAAAAAATAGTTGGGGCTGAAAATAGTTAACATCCCTTTCCCTCACGAAAGTTCAATAATCCTTTATAGATGTGCGCATAGCACACTCCATGGGCATATACCCATGAGTGAAGAGGGTGAATTATAAAGTTATTTATTCTTTATTGTCCAGACGGTCAATTTTAAGAAAAATCCATCACTGGTTGAAGTTATTTGAATTCTTAACGCCCGTATGTAGTGACTATTGCTTTTGTGATTTTAGGATTTTTCTCATCACCTCCCTGAAATGTGCGTTGATATAGATTAATATTCTAAAAATAAGCGATAACTAACAAATTAAATCACTTAAAGTTAATTTATCAACATATAAAGCCGTGCTTATGAATATTCTGCGTCAGAGAGTGTAAAACGTTGGTACACCTTCTAAACGTTTGTTTGCCATTCGTTTAGAAAGTGTAAGTTCACTTTTTAGCGGAATCATCAGGCATGACGAATGCGTATGCTGATTTTTGTGATGACGCTAGGTTCTGTTTCTGGCCAGCAATATAATAATAAACAGGCCGCCGATTCCCGCAGTGATAATGCCAATCGGCAGCTCCTGCGGGGCCAGCAGCGTCCTGCTGACAATATCGCCGCCGCATAAAAGTACCGCCCCCCACAGGCCGCATAGAGGGAGCAAAAGCCGATGCTTAACGCCGGAAAAATAGCGGCACATATGCGGCACCATCAACCCGATAAAACCAATCACTCCGGTTAACGCCACCAGCAAAGAAGTGGCCAGCGCGCAGCAGAAGAAAACCTCCATCCGCAGGCGACTGACGTTAATGCCTAATGATTGCGCCGTCTGTTCACCGGCCAGCAAACCATCCAGCGAACGCCAACGTAGCAGGACAAAAGCGCCGAGAAACAGCAGACTAAATATGGCATAAGGCAGATTATCCCAACGCGCTAACCCCAGCCCTCCCAGCGACCAGAACAGCACCGAACTGGCGGCCCGCTGATCGCCGGAGAAGATCAGATAGCTGGTCAGCGCACCAAATAAAAAAGAAATAGCCAGCCCGCAGATAACCAGATGTTCAGCACCGCGCTGTTTTTTAAAATGAAACAGCAGCATCACCGCCACGGCGGAACAAATCCCGCCGACAAACGCCGATACCGGTAGAGTTAGTGCGCCAAGCCGCTCGCCAAATCGGGTGATCACCAGTACCGCCCCCGCCGATGCGCCGGAGGAAAGACCGAATAAAAAGGGATCGGCCAGATCGTTGCGGGTGGTGGTTTGCAGCAGTCCCCCCACCATCGCCAGAACAGCTCCCGTGAGTACGGCGAGCAGCGTTCTCGGGACGCGTAGATCAATCACAATGCGCCTGACCATCTCAGAGACTGGAACGTCCATGAGCCCTAATGCGCCCAGTACCTGAATCAGCGATAACGGTACGCTGCCTTTGGCAACGCTGAGCAGCATTAACCCAGCTAAAACAAGCAGCGCACCCCATATTGCCCAATGGTAACGGTATGCAGAAAAGGTCATTGGTTTGCCGTCGGGTACATCGCGCGCGCCAGCTTCTCTACCGCTTTAATATTGGCCGGCCCCGGGGTCAACTCAGCGTATTGCAACTTCAGATAACGCTGATGCTTCACCGCCGGTGTCATCTTCATTAACGGGTGATTTTCGAGGAAATGACGAAGCGTATCCGCCCCGCTTCCGGTCTGATAATCCAGGAGAATAATAAAGTCCGGTTCCGCTGTCGCAACGCTCTCCCACGAGGTCGTCCCCCAGCTAATATCCAGCCCGTCCATCACGTTTTTACCTCCGGCAGCTTCGATAATCGCCGTTGGCATAGCGTAGCGACCGCTGGTGAAAGGTTTATCCTCGCCCGAATCATAAACAAACACTTTCAACGGTTGAGTACCCTGCGGCGGTTTTGGCAGCGCACTGAGCGTTTTTTTCCAGCCGTCGACTAACACCTGCGCTTCTTTCTGCTTGCCGAAAATCTTACCCAGCGTCAGCTCATCGTTATACAGCAGATCCATACTCGCTTTGCGTTTATCGCCAGAAGTAAAAACGCAGCTTTCACTTAATACGAAGGTCTTAATACCATATTTATCAAGGACGGTTGGCGTCACCTCGCCGCCCACTTTCATACCGTAATTCCAGCCTGCGAAAAAGAAATCGGGATTCACTGCCAGCAACGTTTCCAGTGAAGGGTATTTAGGGGCCAGTTCGGGAATTGATCCCATCGCCTTTTTAAATTCCGCCGTCATTTTATACCAACCGCTAATACCGGTTAGCCCAACAATGCGGTCCTGTAAACCGAGTGCGAAAGCCATTTCAGACATATTAAGATCATGGATAACTGCCCTCTTTGGGGCTTGCGTGAATGTCACTGGCGTCCCGCAACTCTCAATGGTGACCGGATAATCAGCAGCGCACACCGCAGTAACCGACATAATAGCAATAATACCCACAAGCCACTTATTCATTACGATCCTCATATATTTATCAGGCATAGCCTGGTACCTCAAAAATACGCAGCGCCTTACCCGTATCAGGGTGCGGTACGGTAAAACAGGTCAAGCCGAAAACGGGATAAAGCTGTTCAGAGACAAGTACCCGCTCCGGTATATCCCAGGCCACCGCACGCCCTTGCGACAAAAGCAAAACGCGATCGGCAAACGACTCAACCAGTGATAAATCATGCAGCACCGCCACCACCGTGATTCCTTTACTTTTTACCAACGAAAGCAGTTCCACCCGGCCTGGAGGATCCAGATGATTAGTTGGCTCATCCAGCAACACCAGCGCGGGTGACTGAGCCAACACCCGAGCCAGCGCCGCTCGCTGCCTTTCTCCGCCGGAAAGCGCAGACAGCGAACGCTTTCGCAACCTCTGCAATCCTGTATCGTTAATGGCCCGGGTCACGATGGTTTCATGTTCACAATGCGGCATATCGCGGGCGTGGGGAATGCGCCCGAGAGCGACGTAATCCTCAAGAGCCAGCCTCATATCGGGGGTATCATTCTGCGCGAGCACCGCAATCTGCTTAGCGCGCTGCTGTCGCGACAGTTCGCTTATGGGGCGTCCGAACAGCAGGATGTCGCCATTCAGCGTGGTCAGTTCTCGATCGATCGCCCGCAGCAGTGAGGTTTTACCGCTGCCGTTTGGCCCAATGACCGCCAGACACTCACCCTTTTTGGCTTCAAAATGGACGCTGGATAGGAGTTCCCCGCCTCCGGGACGCGGTAATGATGCAATATTGACGCTGAGCACCGGGTCAACAGTCGTACAACACGTTGTCAAACTCTCCTCCATTAGCAGGCTCTTCTCCTCTCTTCAGAGTGGATTGCTGAAACACTCAATTTTTTCATCTTTCTCCGCCCAGAAAAGATGATAATCATTATCATTTAAAAAGAAAGGCGAATAGTCACATATTTCATAATGATTATTTATATATGTTATAACATAACATTTAATCATGATAATTGACAACCTAGTCTCCGGCCTGACCCGGAATACAAAAACTCAATCGCTTCCTGCACTGTTCACCCGCAATTTTGCCAACTCCCTCACAAAATTCTGCGTCTGAAAATTCTGTCCATATGGTCGGGATTCTTGCCTATCACGCCTTTTCTGCCACCTCCTTACAGTAAGCCCATGTCATTCACATCGTAACGTATGTTTTTTCAGCCAACAGGAGTAGTGGTACATGATCGATTTTAATGATCCCCGTCAGGTCGCAAAGGCCATCCAGTTCACCAACGTCAACCCGGACTTAACCCGTGAAGGTCTTATTCAGCATCTGAATGTCTGCATGGAGTATCAGTTCGATGCGGCAATGATCGCACCGTGCTGGGTCTCCGTCGCCAAAGACGTAATGAAAGGAACCGGCATTCGCGTCGCCACCACCGTGAACTTTCCTCAGGCCAACGACACGACGGCAATGAAAATCGCCGTGGTTAGAGAGCTGGCCAAAGAAGGCGCAGATGAATTTGATTTCCCACCGAACCCTGGCTTTTTGCTCGGCGGAATGGATGACCTCTATTTCAACGAACTGAAGGAAGTCACCCACATCGCCCAC
This Klebsiella sp. RHBSTW-00484 DNA region includes the following protein-coding sequences:
- a CDS encoding Gfo/Idh/MocA family protein encodes the protein MTTQLNMPQNSKPIVIIGAGGIVTDSHLPAYRKAGFRVLGLYDRDYQKAQSVASQWDIPHTCQTIEELVSLAGSEDCVFDIAVPASEILPILQKLPSQAGVLIQKPMGESIEQAKAILDCCHEKNITAGINFQLRRAPFMIAAKKMIDEGLLGDIHDVEMRVICQTPWNLWQFLFEKERMEVNYHSIHYIDAIRFFLGDPQSVYCKTMKHPKMMELAQTRSSIIMDYGDVIRANIHTNHGHDYSPDKQECFFKIEGTKGAIKIQIGVILNYPQGADDKFEFILDDGKGWRTLAIEGTWFPDAFIGPMAGLQCKLEDPNYIWLNDINDAWKTMCVVEACYQSTVSGATAVKY
- a CDS encoding amidohydrolase family protein; the encoded protein is MLHITDTHLHLWDLSRFRLPWLSAVPALNHDVSWQDYRARVDQEKWCIDRALYVEVDVAPEQRDEESLFLHELCEDPANFVEGGIISLDLQQPDAVSRWLDAGKYHSAIKGIRHVLHVASQRPGACLTSDFLNNVNALGKAGLCFEVCLRNEDLADAVALAERTSTTLVLNHMGNVDSVRLKEEATYAANWRQRLQALAQQPHVWCKVSGVNIPVDGDISLVRPTVEQCLEIFSADRIVFASNFPVCLLNTGLIPWVDTLMRITEGQGRAWQENFFSHNAHELYRLREA
- a CDS encoding extracellular solute-binding protein, whose protein sequence is MVTLRGITWGHSRGFTSVVATAQRFSELHPDIEILWEKRSLQAFADGDLDELARHYDLLVIDHPWAGFVAEKAILLPLQNHLPKAYLDDQAANSVGGSHESYLFNGFQSALAIDAATPVAVYRPDHLQQGQFALPATWQDLLSLARSGKVIYAGIPINLLMDFLMLCATRGGTWFDEENITHRDTGIEALEALRELASHCSKEIFDYDPIAVHEQLSTRDEWSYCPFAYGYSNYSRAGYARHLLKATDVVSWHGEPLKTVLGGTGLAISAKCPHQEAALAYASYTASAEVQKTLFFDNGGQPGHRGAWLDKEVNRRSLDFFIDTLPTLDRSAKRPRYSGFLNFQDHAGDVVQEYVMHGGNSAAVFAHLNALYQKSRGLMG
- a CDS encoding dihydrodipicolinate synthase family protein; translation: MSTKFSGIIPPVPTLFDEHEQLDRPAMSRLIDHLLASDVDGLFFLGSAGEFAHMSDSLRLEVMKFGIEYVAGRKPVLIGISHSGTQATIEFGRKALEAGTDGVVVINPWYNPLADEYLFEHFRYIAEQLPVPIMLYNFPALTGQSIPVSCIQRLAVECPNIVGLKDTVDTLNHIREVIHAVKPLRPDFAVFSGYDEYLFGTLILGGDGAIPASANFAPELTCGIYQHWCNGELSEAVALQQRLSWIPPLYGLDVPFYNVIKYALQLIGLDVPVNSLRPTGPLSEERKIKIREVLKQSAII
- a CDS encoding L-rhamnose/proton symporter RhaT, whose translation is MLAGFFVLMIACMFQGSFGLGMKNYRPFSWEAFWVIFSIIGILIIPIVWTWIEVPGFLKYILMTPGWILAIAAACGFLWGISAIWYGKGIDNIGMSLTVGINTGVGCSLGSLIPLFILNKIPPANSMSWLLAGMAVMLIGVGVITKAGILKDKESKQDASRVKNDKFVSGLLMALASGFGTAAMNVGYTYASRASALAVEDGINPVSASLIAYVIVFASGGFISNIGYALWVLRKNNTFSDFARPGSSFAWFKALLTGGIWFAALGLYAKSTALLGELGPVIGWIAFLSGALIISNAWGLKTGEWQGYEKPKKVMLLGNVILVLSVVIVGYANGLA